ACCCCGGGCTCGTACTCGGCGGCCTCCTCGGGCCGGGCGGCGGCGTAGCGGCGGATGACCTCGGCGGCCAGCTCGACGAGGTCGACGCCGTCGGCCTCGGTGGGCGGCGCCATCCCCGAGGGCGGCGCGGTGCGGCGGGTCACTCGGCGACGACCTCGAAGGTGTGCAGGTGGTCGAGGCGCTCGAGCCGGATCGCCGCCTGCAGGTCGCCGGGCACACGGTCGTGCGACGTGCGGTGGTCGACCGAGCGCATGTACGCCGTGAAGGCGGCACGGTCGCGCCAGCGCGAGACCATGAGCACCTCGGTGCGGTCGCGGTCGGACCGCCAGACCTGGAGGTCGACGAAGCCCTCGTGGCCCTCCACCAGCCGCGCGCGGCCGCGGAAGGCCTCCACGAGCTCGTCGACGCGGTCGTCCTCGACCCGCAGCCGCGACATCGACACGTACACGGACCTCGACGCTAGCCGGTGTGCGGGTCACGGGTAGGCTCGCCGGGTGCACGCCGAGCCGCAGGGTGCGCTCGACGGGCTGCTCGAGGGCTACGTCGACGCCCTCCTGACCCCGGACCCGGCCCTGGCCCGGGCCCTCGTCGTCGACGCCTGCTCGGCCGGCGTGCCCGCACAGCGCCTGTACCTCGAGGTGCTCGCCCCCGCGATGGAGGAGGTCGGCCGCCGCTGGGAGCAGGCGCGGATCTCCGTCGCCCAGGAGCACCTGGCCACGCAGGTCACCCAGACCGTGCTCGCCACGCTCGTCGGCCGCCTCGAGGAGGACGGCGACGTGGCGGCCGACCGCGGGACGGCGGTGGTGGCCGGCACGCCCGGCGAGCTGCACGCGCTCGGGCTGAGCATGGTGCGCGACTTCCTCGAGGTCGACGGCTGGACGGTGCACTGCCTCGGACCCGACTGCCCGACCGGCGCGCTCGTGGAGCTCGTGGAGCGGCAGGCGCCCGACGTCGTCGCCCTCTCGACGGCGCTGCCCCAGCACCTGCTGGCCGCCGGCGCCGTCTTCGCCGCGCTGCGTCGCCTGCCGGCACCGCCGCTGCTCGTCGCGGGCGGGCGCGCGTACGCGGGTGACGAGGCGCGGGCCCGCGCCGTGGGCGCCGACCTCCTGGCCGCCGACCCGCGGGCGCTCGTGCTCGAGCTGCGCGCCCGCGCGGCGGCGCGATGACGGCCGGCACGGACCTCGGCGTCCTGCGCGACCTGCTGTGGGAGACCGGCGCGGTGCTCGCCGCGGAGGTCGACGACCAGGGCACCGTCATGGCCGCGAGCCCGGCCTTCGAGGCGTGGGCCGGACGCGAGCTGCAGGGCGCCCCCCTGGCCGACGTGCTCGCGGGACCCCAGCGCCCGGCGCTCGAGGCGGCCCTGCGCGAGGCGGGGACGGGCTGGACGCGGCTGACCGTCGGCCTCCTCGACGGCGGCGCCACGCAGGCCGAGGACCACCGGCTGCACGTCACCCGCGCGGGCCAGGGGGCGCTCCTCGTCGTCGCCGAGCCGGCGGCGGGCGAGCGCGACGCGCTGGTCGAGCAGGTCCTCGCGCTCAACGACGACCTCATCGCCGCCCAGCGCGCGGGCCACCGGCGCGAGCGCGACCTGCAGCGGGCCCAGGCGGACGCCCGGGTGGCCGCCGACCGCGTCCGCCAGCTCGAGGGGATCGTCCTCGCCGGCCTGTCGGCGCCCGACCTCGACGGCGTGATCGACGCGCTGCTCGACGTGGCCCGGCGGGTCCTGGGCGTGGAGGAGGCCGCCGTGCTGCTGCGCTCCGAGGAGGGCGGGCCGCTGCGCGCCGTGGGCGGCGGGCGCCCCGGCGACGCGGGGACCGCCCTGGCCGAGCTCGTCCTCGCCACCCGCGAGCCGCAGCTCGGCGAGCGCCCGGACGGCGGCGCGCTGGCGGCCGTCCCGCTCGTGCTCGAGGACGAGGTCGCGGGCGTCCTCGTGGTGGGCACGGCGCCGGGCGGCACGCTCGGCGCCGACGGCGTGGCGCTGCTGGTGCGCGTCGGCGACCGGGCGGCGCTGGCCCTGGGCACCGCCCGGCTGCGCAGCCGCGAGCGGCGCATCGGCGAGACCCTGCAGCGCAGCCTGCTGCCCGAGCGCCTGCCGCGCCTCGACGGCGTCGAGCTCTGCGCCCGCTACCTGCCGCGCGCCCGCGGCGTCCACGTCGGCGGGGACTTCTACGACGCGGTGGCGACGCCCGACGGCCGGGCGGTCCTCGCCCTGGGCGACGTCGCCGGCAAGGGCCTGCACGCCGCCGCGATCATGGGCCAGGTGCGCAGCGCGCTGCGGGCCTACGCGCTCGTCGCCCCCGGTCCGGGCGACGTGCTCGAGCTGCTCGACCGCTTCGTGGCGCAGGGCGAGGCGATGGCGACCGCCGTCTGCGTCGAGCTCAGCGCCGACCGGCGCAGCGCCCGCATCGCCACCGCCGGGCACCTGCCGCCGCTGCGCGCGCCGGCGGCCGGCGGTGCCGAGACGATCGTCGTGCCGGTCTCGCCGCCGCTGGGCCTCGACCACGGCGCCCGCGCGGAGGCCGTCGTCGAGCTGGCGGCCGGCGACCGCCTCGTGCTGGTCACCGACGGCATCGTCGAGCGGCGCGGCACCGGGCTGGAGGACCGCCTGGCGGAGCTCGTCGCCGTGGTCGCCGGCGCCCCGCCGTCGCTGCCCGCGCTCTGCGAGCACCTGCTCGACGTCCTCTCGCCCGACGCCGGGCGCGAGTTCGACGACGACGTGGCGCTGCTGACCGCGCGGGTCGGCTAGGCCGGCTCGCGGCCGGCGGGCCGCAGCTCGAACCAGACGTGGGTGCTGCCCTCGCGCACGCCCCACTCGGCGCTGAGGCGCTCGACGAGCGCCAGGCCCCAGCCGCCGGCCTCGGTGTCGGGCTTGGTGCGGGCGGTCGGGACGAACCCGTCGCCGTCGTCGACGACCTCGCAGCGCACGTGGTCGTCGCCGCGGACGTCGAGGACGATGCGGACCTCGTCGCCCGCGCCGTGGCGCACGCTGTTCGTCACGAGCTCCGAGAGCAGGAGCCGCGTGTCGTTGAACGTCTGCTCCGTGAGGGTGCCGCGCAGGCTGTCGAGCTCCGTGCGGGCACGGGCCGGCGCCTGGAGGTCGCGCGGGATGTCCAACGTCCTGATCACGGCGGAGCACCAGGAGAGTACCCTGAGACGCATGGACGGCACACCGCCGCCGGGGGCCGTTCGGGCCCCGCTGCTGGCGGCGCTGCGTCGGGAGGTCCACGACGCCCTCGTCCGGCTCGACCTGCGGGCCTCCCGCGACCTGGCGCTCTCCGGCGCCGCGAACGGCGCCTCCCCGGACGACCTCTTCACCGACGTGCTGCGTCCGGCGCTGCACGACGCCGTCGCCCTGCTCGCCCCGCGGGAGCGCGCGCGGCGCACCCGCGCGCTGGCCTCGAGCGTCGGTGCCACGCTGGAGGCGCTGCGCGACGGCCAGGAGGCCCCGGCCCCGGCGGTCCGGCGCCGCTGCGCCGT
The DNA window shown above is from Conexibacter sp. SYSU D00693 and carries:
- a CDS encoding antibiotic biosynthesis monooxygenase → MYVSMSRLRVEDDRVDELVEAFRGRARLVEGHEGFVDLQVWRSDRDRTEVLMVSRWRDRAAFTAYMRSVDHRTSHDRVPGDLQAAIRLERLDHLHTFEVVAE
- a CDS encoding B12-binding domain-containing protein; the protein is MHAEPQGALDGLLEGYVDALLTPDPALARALVVDACSAGVPAQRLYLEVLAPAMEEVGRRWEQARISVAQEHLATQVTQTVLATLVGRLEEDGDVAADRGTAVVAGTPGELHALGLSMVRDFLEVDGWTVHCLGPDCPTGALVELVERQAPDVVALSTALPQHLLAAGAVFAALRRLPAPPLLVAGGRAYAGDEARARAVGADLLAADPRALVLELRARAAAR
- a CDS encoding SpoIIE family protein phosphatase, which translates into the protein MTAGTDLGVLRDLLWETGAVLAAEVDDQGTVMAASPAFEAWAGRELQGAPLADVLAGPQRPALEAALREAGTGWTRLTVGLLDGGATQAEDHRLHVTRAGQGALLVVAEPAAGERDALVEQVLALNDDLIAAQRAGHRRERDLQRAQADARVAADRVRQLEGIVLAGLSAPDLDGVIDALLDVARRVLGVEEAAVLLRSEEGGPLRAVGGGRPGDAGTALAELVLATREPQLGERPDGGALAAVPLVLEDEVAGVLVVGTAPGGTLGADGVALLVRVGDRAALALGTARLRSRERRIGETLQRSLLPERLPRLDGVELCARYLPRARGVHVGGDFYDAVATPDGRAVLALGDVAGKGLHAAAIMGQVRSALRAYALVAPGPGDVLELLDRFVAQGEAMATAVCVELSADRRSARIATAGHLPPLRAPAAGGAETIVVPVSPPLGLDHGARAEAVVELAAGDRLVLVTDGIVERRGTGLEDRLAELVAVVAGAPPSLPALCEHLLDVLSPDAGREFDDDVALLTARVG
- a CDS encoding ATP-binding protein, which codes for MIRTLDIPRDLQAPARARTELDSLRGTLTEQTFNDTRLLLSELVTNSVRHGAGDEVRIVLDVRGDDHVRCEVVDDGDGFVPTARTKPDTEAGGWGLALVERLSAEWGVREGSTHVWFELRPAGREPA